The following are encoded in a window of Onthophagus taurus isolate NC chromosome 3, IU_Otau_3.0, whole genome shotgun sequence genomic DNA:
- the LOC111417494 gene encoding moesin/ezrin/radixin homolog 1 isoform X2: MPKPMNVRVTTMDAELEFAIQHTTTGKQLFDQVVKTIGLREVWFFGLQYTDSKGDLTWIKLYKKVTNQDVKKENPLQFKFRAKFYPEDVAEELIQDITLRLFYLQVKNAIVGDEIYCPPETSVLLASYAVQARYGDYDKSVHTPGCLEDDRLLPKRVLDQHKMSKTEWEQSIMTWWYEHRGMLREDAMMEYLKIAQDLEMYGVNYFDIRNKKGTELFLGVDALGLNIYEKEDRLTPKIGFPWSEIRNISFNERKFIIKPIDKKAPDFVFFAPRVRINKRILALCMGNHELYMRRRKPDTIDVQQMKAQARDEKVAKQQQREKLQLEIAARERAEKKQQEYEDKLRQMEEEVTRSQQSLQEAQEMIRRLEEQLRQLQAAKEELEKNQQELQDMMIRLEETKNMEAAERLKLEEEIKAKQEEVMRIQEEVEIKDSETRRLQEEVENARRKEEELRQEQLANATKGHLEENQHDEDDEVVNGDISKDLITDENIVDPVEDRRTLAERNERLQDQLLALKKDLAQSRDETKETAMDKIHRENVRQGRDKYKTLREIRKGNTKRRVDQFENM; the protein is encoded by the exons ATGCCAAAACCT atgAATGTTCGTGTAACCACGATGGACGCGGAACTCGAATTCGCGATCCAACATACAACGACGGGAAAACAACTGTTCGATCAAGTTGTAAAAACGATAGGGCTAAGAGAAGTCTGGTTCTTTGGGTTACAGTACACGGATTCGAAGGGCGATTTGACCTGGATCAAGCTTTACAAGAAG GTAACTAATCAAGATGTTAAGAAGGAAAACCCACTCCAATTCAAATTCCGCGCCAAATTCTACCCCGAAGACGTAGCCGAAGAATTAATCCAAGATATAACGCTGCGATTATTCTATTTACAAGTCAAAAATGCTATTGTTGGCGATGAAATTTATTGTCCCCCGGAAACATCCGTTTTGTTAGCTTCTTACGCCGTACAAGCTCGTTATGGTGATTACGATAAAAGCGTGCACACCCCAGGTTGTTTAGAAGACGATCGATTACTCCCAAAAAG AGTATTAGATCaacacaaaatgtcaaaaaccGAATGGGAACAATCAATAATGACTTGGTGGTACGAACACCGCGGGATGCTTCGCGAAGACGCAATGATGGAGTATTTAAAAATCGCTCAAGATCTCGAAATGTACGGAGTAAATTATTTCGATATTCGTAATAAAAAGGGTACCGAATTGTTTCTTGGAGTTGACGCGCTCGGTTTAAACATCTACGAGAAAGAGGATCGTTTAACTCCGAAAATTGGTTTCCCTTGGTCCGAAATTCGCAACATCTCGTTCAATGAGCgcaagtttattattaaaccgATCGATAAAAAGGCGCCTGATTTTGTGTTTTTCGCGCCTCGCGTTCGCATCAATAAACGCATCTTAGCACTTTGCATGGGTAACCACGAATTGTACATGCGAAGACGCAAACCGGATACGATCGACGTGCAACAAATGAAAGCCCAAGCGCGGGATGAAAAAGTCGCGAAACAACAACAAAGggaaaaattacaattagAAATTGCGGCGAGGGAACGCGCCGAAAAGAAACAACAAGAATACGAGGATAAATTGCGTCAGATGGAGGAAGAGGTGACTAGAAGTCAACAAAGTTTACAAGAAGCTCAGGAGATGATTCGTCGTCTTGAAGAACAATTAAGACAACTGCAGGCGGCTAAAGAGGAGTTGGAGAAGAACCAACAAGAACTTCAAGACATGATGATTCGTCTTGAAGAGACCAAGAACATGGAAGCCGCGGAACGATTGAAATTGGAGGAGGAAATTAAGGCTAAACAAGAGGAGGTGATGCGTATCCAAGAAGAAGTTGAGATTAAGGATAGCGAAACGAGACGTCTTCAAGAGGAAGTCGAAAATGCTCGCCGTAAAGAGGAGGAGTTGAGACAAGAACAATTGGCTAATGCCACTAAGGGACATTTGGAGGAGAATCAACATGATGAGGACGATGAAGTCGTTAATGGAGATATTAGTAAGGACTTAATTACTGATGAGAATATTGTTGATCCTGTTGAGGATAGACGCACGTTGGCCGAAAGAAATGAAAGACTTCAAGATCAATtattg gcTTTGAAGAAAGATTTAGCACAATCTCGTGACGAAACAAAAGAGACGGCAATGGATAAAATCCATCGGGAGAATGTTCGTCAAGGTCGCGACAAGTACAAGACTTTGCGCGAGATCCGAAAGGGTAATACGAAACGTCGCGTCgatcaatttgaaaatatgtaa
- the LOC111417494 gene encoding moesin/ezrin/radixin homolog 1 isoform X1, which produces MVSGKMMNVRVTTMDAELEFAIQHTTTGKQLFDQVVKTIGLREVWFFGLQYTDSKGDLTWIKLYKKVTNQDVKKENPLQFKFRAKFYPEDVAEELIQDITLRLFYLQVKNAIVGDEIYCPPETSVLLASYAVQARYGDYDKSVHTPGCLEDDRLLPKRVLDQHKMSKTEWEQSIMTWWYEHRGMLREDAMMEYLKIAQDLEMYGVNYFDIRNKKGTELFLGVDALGLNIYEKEDRLTPKIGFPWSEIRNISFNERKFIIKPIDKKAPDFVFFAPRVRINKRILALCMGNHELYMRRRKPDTIDVQQMKAQARDEKVAKQQQREKLQLEIAARERAEKKQQEYEDKLRQMEEEVTRSQQSLQEAQEMIRRLEEQLRQLQAAKEELEKNQQELQDMMIRLEETKNMEAAERLKLEEEIKAKQEEVMRIQEEVEIKDSETRRLQEEVENARRKEEELRQEQLANATKGHLEENQHDEDDEVVNGDISKDLITDENIVDPVEDRRTLAERNERLQDQLLALKKDLAQSRDETKETAMDKIHRENVRQGRDKYKTLREIRKGNTKRRVDQFENM; this is translated from the exons atggTGTCTGGAAAAATg atgAATGTTCGTGTAACCACGATGGACGCGGAACTCGAATTCGCGATCCAACATACAACGACGGGAAAACAACTGTTCGATCAAGTTGTAAAAACGATAGGGCTAAGAGAAGTCTGGTTCTTTGGGTTACAGTACACGGATTCGAAGGGCGATTTGACCTGGATCAAGCTTTACAAGAAG GTAACTAATCAAGATGTTAAGAAGGAAAACCCACTCCAATTCAAATTCCGCGCCAAATTCTACCCCGAAGACGTAGCCGAAGAATTAATCCAAGATATAACGCTGCGATTATTCTATTTACAAGTCAAAAATGCTATTGTTGGCGATGAAATTTATTGTCCCCCGGAAACATCCGTTTTGTTAGCTTCTTACGCCGTACAAGCTCGTTATGGTGATTACGATAAAAGCGTGCACACCCCAGGTTGTTTAGAAGACGATCGATTACTCCCAAAAAG AGTATTAGATCaacacaaaatgtcaaaaaccGAATGGGAACAATCAATAATGACTTGGTGGTACGAACACCGCGGGATGCTTCGCGAAGACGCAATGATGGAGTATTTAAAAATCGCTCAAGATCTCGAAATGTACGGAGTAAATTATTTCGATATTCGTAATAAAAAGGGTACCGAATTGTTTCTTGGAGTTGACGCGCTCGGTTTAAACATCTACGAGAAAGAGGATCGTTTAACTCCGAAAATTGGTTTCCCTTGGTCCGAAATTCGCAACATCTCGTTCAATGAGCgcaagtttattattaaaccgATCGATAAAAAGGCGCCTGATTTTGTGTTTTTCGCGCCTCGCGTTCGCATCAATAAACGCATCTTAGCACTTTGCATGGGTAACCACGAATTGTACATGCGAAGACGCAAACCGGATACGATCGACGTGCAACAAATGAAAGCCCAAGCGCGGGATGAAAAAGTCGCGAAACAACAACAAAGggaaaaattacaattagAAATTGCGGCGAGGGAACGCGCCGAAAAGAAACAACAAGAATACGAGGATAAATTGCGTCAGATGGAGGAAGAGGTGACTAGAAGTCAACAAAGTTTACAAGAAGCTCAGGAGATGATTCGTCGTCTTGAAGAACAATTAAGACAACTGCAGGCGGCTAAAGAGGAGTTGGAGAAGAACCAACAAGAACTTCAAGACATGATGATTCGTCTTGAAGAGACCAAGAACATGGAAGCCGCGGAACGATTGAAATTGGAGGAGGAAATTAAGGCTAAACAAGAGGAGGTGATGCGTATCCAAGAAGAAGTTGAGATTAAGGATAGCGAAACGAGACGTCTTCAAGAGGAAGTCGAAAATGCTCGCCGTAAAGAGGAGGAGTTGAGACAAGAACAATTGGCTAATGCCACTAAGGGACATTTGGAGGAGAATCAACATGATGAGGACGATGAAGTCGTTAATGGAGATATTAGTAAGGACTTAATTACTGATGAGAATATTGTTGATCCTGTTGAGGATAGACGCACGTTGGCCGAAAGAAATGAAAGACTTCAAGATCAATtattg gcTTTGAAGAAAGATTTAGCACAATCTCGTGACGAAACAAAAGAGACGGCAATGGATAAAATCCATCGGGAGAATGTTCGTCAAGGTCGCGACAAGTACAAGACTTTGCGCGAGATCCGAAAGGGTAATACGAAACGTCGCGTCgatcaatttgaaaatatgtaa